A genomic segment from Borrelia puertoricensis encodes:
- a CDS encoding DUF787 family protein, with product MPQDTISVNLISNKVHNTTINYYSPLLVYKTLKINVNKDSANYKVLNLTINNYEKQIEALEKENGNGQDEFTKEKELLKNAMSDFFNSPSVALKSAMLFIYKDKPETIKTYLKTHRHSFVVLINTYDKDNNGDDGLVVYKDDYLKFKMPDTFFVFSTKESEIKEIFKDKSSLEKTNNIAIYSNKRDNLHLKFISRYLYEACMFHSVNPYGMNLAARPLVDDEVITKLRGANINFYSYLNETGLERVSAFKEGVDLAGNPIDQLFTYQYIKQEAIIELIRVWNINNRQNSKLSRLQLSGDRDNAYTSAIECLLKRYIERGLIVSYSNLNIILSPSPQLKLELTIDITYNYSINSLSFIITTKDITDYLNKLEN from the coding sequence TTGCCACAAGATACAATTAGTGTAAATTTAATTAGTAATAAAGTACATAACACAACAATAAACTATTATTCTCCGTTACTAGTTTATAAAACATTAAAAATTAATGTGAATAAAGATAGTGCAAATTATAAAGTCTTAAATCTTACAATAAATAACTATGAAAAGCAAATAGAAGCATTAGAAAAAGAAAATGGAAATGGACAAGATGAATTTACTAAAGAAAAAGAACTATTAAAGAATGCTATGTCTGATTTCTTTAACTCTCCCAGTGTAGCATTAAAATCTGCTATGCTCTTTATTTATAAAGATAAACCTGAGACTATTAAAACTTATCTTAAAACACACAGACACTCATTTGTTGTTCTAATTAATACTTATGATAAAGATAATAATGGTGATGATGGGCTAGTTGTATACAAAGATGATTACTTGAAATTCAAGATGCCAGATACTTTTTTTGTTTTCTCTACTAAAGAGAGTGAAATAAAAGAAATATTTAAAGATAAAAGCTCCCTAGAGAAAACAAATAATATAGCTATTTATAGTAATAAGCGAGATAATCTACATCTTAAATTTATAAGTCGATATTTATATGAAGCTTGTATGTTTCACAGTGTAAATCCATATGGCATGAATCTTGCTGCAAGACCACTTGTTGATGATGAAGTAATAACTAAACTTAGAGGTGCAAATATTAATTTTTATTCTTATCTTAACGAAACAGGTCTTGAGAGAGTATCAGCATTTAAAGAAGGAGTTGATCTTGCGGGAAATCCTATTGACCAGTTATTTACTTATCAATATATAAAACAAGAAGCAATAATTGAACTTATTAGAGTTTGGAATATTAATAATAGACAAAATAGTAAATTATCTAGGTTGCAATTATCTGGAGATAGAGATAATGCATATACATCAGCAATTGAATGCTTACTAAAGAGATATATAGAGAGAGGACTTATTGTAAGCTACTCAAACTTAAATATTATACTCTCACCATCACCACAACTTAAATTAGAACTAACTATTGATATTACTTATAACTACAGTATCA